In the genome of Candidatus Electrothrix rattekaaiensis, the window TGATCTCCATGCCGAAGAGCGGGGTATTCGGGACAGCAGTGGCAATGCTACGCACCAGTTCCGGCAGGCCCTCCTGGTTTTTGCAGGAGATACGGAAGAAACGGTTGTTTATCCAGGGGAAGCTGGCATTGATGCTCTTCTGCTCGATATTATAGGAAGGATTGAGGTCGATTTTATTCATAGCCACGATGACGGGCGATTTCCCTCCGTATTGTTTAATATGGCGGAGCCAATGATACTTCCCGCTGTCGGTTCGGCTGTCCAGGACCAGGATGTAGAGGGAGCGGTTGCTCATGAAGAAGCGGTGGGTGGAGTGCATGATTTCTTGGCCACCGAAGTCCCAGAAGTGGAGACGGTATTCGCCGTGCTGCCCAAAGCCGGGGAGTTGGTTGCTTGAAAGGGAGAGAACATTGATGCCGTGGGTCTGGGACTCGTTTTTGTCAAAGTCCACTCCTTGCAGTCGTTTGAGCAGGGATGTTTTGCCTGCCATGCCATCGCCGACTAGCAGCACCTTAACCTCCTTTAGCCTGACGGTGTTTTGATTTTCCAAGGAGCTATAATAGGCGCGGGTGGCTTCACGTCCTTGCGAAATAATTTCTGGTGGAGGGCTGACTAGAGGATTCCCTCCGACATTGATTTTTTCCTCTTTCCAGTAAGTGGAAAAAATGGTGTCAGGGAGTAATTCAGTTATCCAAGCTGGAAGCTTCGTAATACGATTCTCTCTCAAGTCTAACTCCTTAAGAGAGCTAAGTCCTTTAATGGCAGAAATATCCTCGATTTGATTATTGTTTAATTTAATAGTTTGTAGTTGATTGAGCTTCTCAAGAAAGGAAATGTCGCTAATTTGATTATCTCTCAAATCAAGCAGGCGTAGCTGGCCAAGTTTTTTGAAGAAGGAACAATTGCTGATTTTATTAGAGTGTAAGTCGAGTTCCTGTAACTGAATTAAGTCGTTAAGAAAGGAACAGTCGTCAATTTGATTAAAACTTAAATCAAGTACCTGTAGCTGATAGAGAGGTTTGAGAAAAGAATAATTACTGAAATGATTGGAACTTAGATTGAGCCTGCGTAGTTTCTTGAGGTCTTTGAGAAACGAAAACGCTACACTTGTCTCCATGAGGCCGGATCTGGTCAGGCTTAGGGCGACAACATGATTGTTCTCATCCAGCACATAGCCCCGTTCAAATAAAAGGTCTTCAACTCTGGGTAGCTGAACTCCTAAAGCTTCTTCTATCTCTTCAATTACCTCTAAATCATTCGATGTCATAATATCCTGTATCAACAAAAGAAACGCCGTAAGAAAAATTTGCTCTTTCAGGCCGTACCAACAGAGGTACGCCCGGTTCGCGAACCGCCCCTCCATATCCGCAACCGGCTTTCGGACATCCACAACAACGTCCGGGACATCCCGAACGAGCTTCTGTATATATCAAACCTCTTCCAGGACGTTCCAGACGAGCTTCTGGACATCCCAAACGAGGTCGCGGATGTTCGCAACGAGCTTTTGTACATACAAAACCTTGCTTCGGACATCCCGCAAGAGCTTTTGCATGTTCATAACGAGACTTTGTACATCCCAAACCTCGATTTGTACATCCAGGAAGAGATTACGGACGTTCGCAATAAGCATTTCAACATGTAAACACAGCGTACAGACATGTAAAAGCTCTATGCAAACGTTGTAACACTGCGTTCACACGTTGCGTAGCAGCTTGTACATGTCCAACACGCCTGCACCAGCTGCACCGCCTGGAGAAAGAAGGGCTGTTGCGCCACTCTTTCAGCCTGTACCAACAACGAAATGTTCTACCAAAGAAGTGCTTGCATATCAAGGGACAGGACGCTACGTTGCTATTTCTTCAAGCACAGAAAAAATATCGCTGACTGTAACATCCCGCTGAAAGGGATAGGAATCCGACACCGGAGCGATGATCCAGGTATGATCAGGTTGCAGGATCTCAAGGGTAGCGTTGAAACCGCGAGACACCTTGGGCGACATGGACGCCTTGAACTCAAAGGCCAGTTTCTTTTGTCCCCGCTCAAGGATCAGGTCGATTTCCTCGCCAGAAGAAGTCCGGTAAAAGCTCGGTCGCCAATTCGGCTTTGCAGCGATAAGCTGTTCAATACAGAACCCTTCCCAGGACGCGCCGACCACCGGATGGCCCAGAAGATCTTCCAGGGCATCAAGCTCAAGCAATGCGTGCAGAATACCGGAATCACGAAGGTACACTTTCGGTGCCTTGACCAGCCGCTTTTTGATGTTTGCGCTGTAAGGTGGCAGCGAGCGGACCATATAGGTCTGTATCAGCAGTTCAAAGTATCGTTTTACTGTGGGATGGGTCACGCCCAGTGCCTGGCCAAGTTTGGAATAATTCATGACCTGCCCGTGATAATGGGCGAGCATGGTCCAGAAACGGCGCATTATCTGTGCAGTCACGGAAAAACCGAATTGGCTGATATTATGCTCAAGAAAGGTGCGGATAAAATCCTCCCGCCATGTCAGGCTGACTGCATCCGAGACAGCGAGCACAGAATCTGGAAAACCGCCCCTGCACCATATTTCCATAAGCTTTGCACTGTATGATTGATCGCCGGAAAGAAGCTCCGCGCAGGTGAAAGGTGTGAGTTCGATGTAATGGATGCGACCTGCTAGGGTTTCGGAGCTTTTACGTATCAGTTCCTGCGACGCTGAATCGAGGAGAAAAAAACGGCCCGGTCTTCGATTTTCATCCACTGCGGCTCGCAGAATAGGAAATATTTCAGGCCCGACCTGTACCTCGTCAATACAGATCAGCCTGTCTTTGTGGGTATGAAAGAAAAGTTCAGGGTCTGTGAGTTTGCGCAGGTCCGAAGGGCGTTCCAGGTCCAGGAAAACAGCATCATCCCTTTGCGAGAGGAGATGTTTTGCCAGGGTGGACTTGCCGCACTGGCGCGGGCCGAGCAGGGCCGTAACCGGGAAGAACCGGAGAGATTCGGCAACATCGTTTTCCTGTTTTCTGTGTATGTATCCTTGTAAATTGAAATTCATGCTTTCAATTTACAAGGATATTATAGAGAGGTCAAACAAAAATTTGTTTGAAAATTACCCCATCCTTGCATTTTCCGAAAGTATGAGGAACTTTTTGCTACCAACAGGAAGAATTATCAACAGAAACCAAAAAAGCAAATTGAATTTTGTCGTATCTGTTGTATGATACCTTTCTCTCTCATCGAGTAAACAGACCTGCTAAAGAAAGGGATAACCAATATGAACATAGAATTTTACGATACCACCCTCCGAGACGGAACCCAGGCTGAAAATTTCAACCTGTCGGTTGATGATAAAGTCAAAATCACCAAACAGCTGGACAAGCTGGGTATGGATTTTATCGAGGGCGGCTGGCCCGGTTCCAATCCCCTAGCTGTGGAGTATTTTGAGCGGATGAAGGGCGTGGAACTCAAGCATGCCCATCTCAGTGCCTTTGGTGCGACCCGCCATTTTCAGAACCCTGCCGATAAAGACCCTAATCTCCAGGCCCTGCTGGCAGCCGAGACACCGGCCATCACTATTTTCGGCAAGAGCTGGGATATCCATGTCCATGATGCCCTGCGCATCGAACTGGAAGACAACCTGCTGATCATTGAGGATTCGCTGGCCTATTTGCGACCTCGTGTCAAGCATCTGATCTATGATGCCGAGCATTTTTTTGACGGCTTTAAGAATAACCGGGAATACTGTCTCGCCACCCTGTGCCGAGCCATCAAGGGCGGGGCAGAAACCCTGGCCCTCTGCGATACCAACGGCGGCACCCTGCCGCACGAGATCCCGCCGATGCTCGAACGGGTCAAGCAGTTCCTGGAAGAGCAGGGCAGCACCGCCCGGATCGGTATCCATCCCCATAATGACTCGGAGACCGCCGTGGCCAATGCTCTGCTCGGGGTCTCCTTAGGATGTACCCAAGTCCAGGGCACCATCAACGGTTACGGCGAGCGCTGCGGCAATGGCAACCTGACCTCAATCATCCCGGCTGTGATCTGCAAGATGGGTCATGAGGCCGAGGTGGGCAAGCATATCGACAAGCTCTATTCCACCTCCCGCTTGATTAACGAGTTGGCCAACCTGCCCCATAACCGCTATCAACCCTATGTGGGAGAATCCGCTTTTGCCCATAAGGGCGGCATTCATGTCAGCGCGGTGCAGCGTAACCCCTTGACCTATGAGCATATCGCGCCGGAAAAGGTGGGCAATATCCGCCGTATCCTGATTTCTGATCAGGCCGGAAAATCCAATGTCATGCATAAGGCGGTCAAGTACGGCCTTAATCTCAAGGCTGATGATCCGGCAATGGCCAAGATCGTGCATGAGCTGAAGGAGCTGGAGAATCAGGGCTTTCAGTACGAAGGCGCAGAGGCTAGTTTTGAGCTGCTCATGCGGCGGGCTATGGGCATCAAAACCCATTTTTTCACCCTGGAGGGCTTCCGGGTGATGAATAATAAATACCGGATGGATGCAGCCTCCCTTACCGAAGCCACGATACGCCTTTCCGTGGACGGACAGGAAGAGCATACCGCTTCCTTGGGTGACGGTCCGGTCAATGCCCTGGACAAAGCTATGCGCAAGGCCCTGCTCCGTTTTTATCCGCGCCTCGCGGAGATGGAGCTGATCGACTATAAGGTGCGGGTGCTTTCCGGCCAGCACGGTACCGGGGCCAAGGTCCGGGTGCTGGTGGAGAGCCGGGATGCTGAGAGCCAATGGGGCACGGTGGGCGTTTCTCTCAATATTATCGAGGCCAGCTGGCAGGCCCTTGAGGATGCGGTCAATTATAAGCTGATGAAGGATGCACAGGAAAAAGGATGATTTATATACCGATAAATAAAATTTTTTCTCTCGCCATACTGCTCTGCTTCTCTCTTATTCTCTCGTCCTGCGGCCAAGAGGAAGAGCAGCAGAAGAAGATGTCAGAGGAGCCGCCACCACGGGTGATAACCATGCAGCCCTATGGGCCGCCAGTGGCGGGTAACCCGGCCCCGGATTTCACCTTGGTGGATATAGAGGGCAGGACATGGACCCTTTCCGATCTCAAGGGGCAGGTGGTCTTTCTCAATTTCTGGGCTACATGGTGTCCACCCTGTATCAGTGAAATGCCCTCTATGCAGAACCTGTACAATACTCTTCCCCAGGATCAGTTCAAGATGTTGGCCATCCTGTACAGTGACGAAGCCAGCAATGCGAAAGACTTTGCGAAAAAGCTTGATATCACGCTGCCGATTCTTGTGGATGAGGGCAATCAGGTGGGCATGAACTACGGTCTCACCGGGGTTCCTGAGACCTTTATTTTGGATAAGGAAGGGATTATTCGGGAAGCGGTGAAAGGGCCTGCGGAATGGGATTCAGCCGAGGCCATCCATATGCTTCGGGGATATATTGATCAGTAGAATCTTGCCCATTATGCCGGACCCTGTAGGGGCGAACCCCTGTGTTCGCCCTTTCCTACCGGGCAGGCACAGGGGCCTGCCCCTACAACATGTACCGAAAACGGGGAATTTATTTTTTGGAAAAAGAGAGCGCAGAGCGGGATCTTCGTGTTCCTGTCCTCCTTGTTCTGGGAGCGATCATTTGGGCTGTCAGCTGTTTCTCCTTGGAGCCGGAGCTTCAATCCTCTCAGTATTATCTTGCCCCTGCTGCCTCTCCCTTCTATGAGGGCAGGGCAGAGGTGGTTCGAGAAGTGGTTCGTATTGCTGAAGAGCAGGCGAATCAGAACAAGCTTCCTCCTGATCTGCTTGCAATAACGCCTGATCTTCCCTGCGAGGAAATACCACCGGAATTAGCCCTGCTGTTTCATCTCCCCTTGCCGATCAATCGGGCGGATCAGGAGGAGCTGACTCAGCTACCGGGCATCGGCCCTAAGTTGTCAGAAAGAATTATCTCCTTTCGGGAAGGGCAGGGACCTATCAATGGGCCGGAAGATCTTCGCCGTATTCATGGTATCGGCCCGAAAACGACCGCGCGTTTAACCCCGCTTCTCTGCTTTGCTCCTTTTTGAGACAACACCGTGAAACATTCTCCAACAACACAATCTTTGACAACCCCTTTGATACCCCCTCTGCCAACCATTGACTGCCCGATCATTGTCCTGGTCGGCCCTACCGCTGTGGGCAAAACCGCCCTCTCGTTTCGTCTTGTTCAGCGTTTTGATTGCGAGATCGTCAGCATGGACTCCATGCAGGTCTATCGCCACATGGATATCGGCACGGCCAAGCCGAGTCCGGCAGAGCAGGCATCTGTCCCCCATCACCTTATCGACATTGTCAACCCGGACGAACAGTATGATGCAGCCCGTTTTGTTAACGATGCCTTGGCGGCAATAGAGGACATCTCCTCTCGTAAGCGAACCGTGTTATTGACCGGCGGAACCGGGCTTTATCTCAAGGCTTTGTTCGAGGGATTATTTGACGCCTTGCCCACGGATGAAGGCGTACGGGTGCAACTGCGTGAACGTCTTGAGCAGGAGGGGCGGGAGGTGCTCCATGGTGAACTCTGCCGGATTGATCCGGATGCCGGGGCACGGGTTCATGTTAATGACAGCCAGCGGTTGCTGCGCGGGCTGGAAATTTATCTGGTCTCAGGCAGGACCTGGACCGAGCTGATCGTTGAACAGCAGAAAGAGGGAAGGGGGCAGGGAAGCCGTTTTACTCGGGTTTTTCAGGTGGCCTTGGATTGTGAGCGTGAGCAACTCTATCAGCGGATCGCCCAGCGCAGTCAGCTCATGCTGGAGCAGGGCCTGATTGAAGAGGTGGAGCGTTTACTGAGCATGGGCTATGCGCCGGATCTGCCTTCCATGCAGTCTATCGGCTATAAGCATGTCAATAACCTGCTTTCCGGCGAGTGGAACCAGACCGAGATGCTGGAATATCTGGTCAGGGATACCAGACGATACGCCAAACGACAGATGACGTGGTTTAGGAAGAATCAGGAGCTGAACTGGTTTGCTCGGGATGCTTATGAGCAGATTGCAGCGCAGGCGGCAGCAGCACTTCATGTATAGCCCGGAGGTTATGCAATCGAATTGTAAGAAAAATCGAGTTAAATATTTTTTACCTTGTTGTTTGAGGTATTATTTTTTATACTGAAGGTGTAAGGAACACTATAAAGAGAGTCTAGCCGGAAGGGGGTTCATAATGACTACTGCAAATAAAAAAAAGATATACGCCTTCGAAAGAGCTATTAAGTTGATTGAAATGTCTGCTGAGAATTCTCCTTCTTTGATTTCCGATGCTAAATATCAATCCCTTTATAATGCTTATGACAAATTAACCGAGATGTTTATGACTCCTGATGAACGAAGAACAAATAATTTTTTAACTCTGGAGCTGGGATGTTTTTAGCTTTGGAACCCAGCTGAAGCATACGTGTCTGTTGCTTGAAATTGTTTTATCATTAACTTATCGGGTCCCGTGTTCTGCACAGGACCCTTTTTTTGTCTGCGAGCTGAACCTGCCGTGTTCGGTACTTATTGTGCTGTGTGGTGCTGAGAAATCAGGCCGAAGCCAGATATTCCTTGATTGACGCAGCAATGGTCTGGAAAATCTGCGTAAAGATCTCTTCATCCCGCTCCAGCAAGGTAATACGAAAGCCCTGCATTGTGGTGGCAAAAGAGGAAAGCGGCACCACGCAGACCCCTGAAGATCCCAGCAAGTAGTAGACAAAGCGTTTATCTAGGGAAACATCCGGCCCGCTGACCATCTTCTCCACAGTGTTCCGAACCTGCTCAATCTCAATGGGCAAGGTCTGCTGATGATTCAGTACACCCTCTTCAAAAGCGACACTCATGTAAAAGGCACCATTGGTCCTGTTCACCACGATCCCGTCAACTTCTTTCAGAATATCATAGGCGATATTGGAGTGCTTTTCATAGCGTCGTACCCGTTCATCCAGATAGTTCTGGTACTCGGGATGTTTGACCACCTCGGGCAGGACCACCTGGGGTAGGGTAGTGGAGCAGACTTCCATCATTTTGGCATTGAGGATGGAGTTGATGTACTTTTCAAACATGGGGTCACGGTGGCCGTTATAGACCTCTATCCAACCGCAGCGTCCGCCGGGCCAAGGCATTTCCTTAGAAACTCCGCGCATGCAGACAGCAGGTACTTTGTCACCGATCAGGGTGGCCAGCGGAACAGACTTGGTGCCGTTATAGACCATGTTCTGGTACACCTCGTCGCAGACGATGAAGAGGTCGTATTTCTCAGCTAGGGCGACAATCTTGCGCAGGATCTCTTCCGGGTAGACCGCGCCTGTGGGATTGTCCGGGTTGATGATCAGGATGCCGACCACTGTCGGATTATAGCGGATATGATTTTCAATATCCTCCAGATCCGGGTACCAGTTGTTTGTCGGATCAAGGACATAGGTCAACGGGCGATCCCCGGCATGGGCTGCCTCAGCAGAGGAGTGGGTGGTGTAGCTGGGTGTGGGTACAAGAACCCTGGCTGTCCGCCGGAGAAAGCCAAAGATCTTGGAAATAGCATCGCCGAGCCCGTTAAAAAAGATAATATCTTCCGGCGTGATCTGTACCCCGCCCAGGGCATTGGTCTCGTCTGCGAGAAACTGCCGGGTCGCTGGCATCCCCTTGGTCGGTGAATAGCCGTAGGTTGCATCCTGCTGCACCGCA includes:
- the cimA gene encoding citramalate synthase; amino-acid sequence: MNIEFYDTTLRDGTQAENFNLSVDDKVKITKQLDKLGMDFIEGGWPGSNPLAVEYFERMKGVELKHAHLSAFGATRHFQNPADKDPNLQALLAAETPAITIFGKSWDIHVHDALRIELEDNLLIIEDSLAYLRPRVKHLIYDAEHFFDGFKNNREYCLATLCRAIKGGAETLALCDTNGGTLPHEIPPMLERVKQFLEEQGSTARIGIHPHNDSETAVANALLGVSLGCTQVQGTINGYGERCGNGNLTSIIPAVICKMGHEAEVGKHIDKLYSTSRLINELANLPHNRYQPYVGESAFAHKGGIHVSAVQRNPLTYEHIAPEKVGNIRRILISDQAGKSNVMHKAVKYGLNLKADDPAMAKIVHELKELENQGFQYEGAEASFELLMRRAMGIKTHFFTLEGFRVMNNKYRMDAASLTEATIRLSVDGQEEHTASLGDGPVNALDKAMRKALLRFYPRLAEMELIDYKVRVLSGQHGTGAKVRVLVESRDAESQWGTVGVSLNIIEASWQALEDAVNYKLMKDAQEKG
- the miaA gene encoding tRNA (adenosine(37)-N6)-dimethylallyltransferase MiaA, giving the protein MKHSPTTQSLTTPLIPPLPTIDCPIIVLVGPTAVGKTALSFRLVQRFDCEIVSMDSMQVYRHMDIGTAKPSPAEQASVPHHLIDIVNPDEQYDAARFVNDALAAIEDISSRKRTVLLTGGTGLYLKALFEGLFDALPTDEGVRVQLRERLEQEGREVLHGELCRIDPDAGARVHVNDSQRLLRGLEIYLVSGRTWTELIVEQQKEGRGQGSRFTRVFQVALDCEREQLYQRIAQRSQLMLEQGLIEEVERLLSMGYAPDLPSMQSIGYKHVNNLLSGEWNQTEMLEYLVRDTRRYAKRQMTWFRKNQELNWFARDAYEQIAAQAAAALHV
- a CDS encoding helix-hairpin-helix domain-containing protein, whose product is MEKESAERDLRVPVLLVLGAIIWAVSCFSLEPELQSSQYYLAPAASPFYEGRAEVVREVVRIAEEQANQNKLPPDLLAITPDLPCEEIPPELALLFHLPLPINRADQEELTQLPGIGPKLSERIISFREGQGPINGPEDLRRIHGIGPKTTARLTPLLCFAPF
- a CDS encoding TlpA disulfide reductase family protein; its protein translation is MIYIPINKIFSLAILLCFSLILSSCGQEEEQQKKMSEEPPPRVITMQPYGPPVAGNPAPDFTLVDIEGRTWTLSDLKGQVVFLNFWATWCPPCISEMPSMQNLYNTLPQDQFKMLAILYSDEASNAKDFAKKLDITLPILVDEGNQVGMNYGLTGVPETFILDKEGIIREAVKGPAEWDSAEAIHMLRGYIDQ
- a CDS encoding pyridoxal phosphate-dependent aminotransferase, whose protein sequence is MRTDILHIGAGELTYEIRNIVNFGNQLQALGLTVNWENIGDPVAKGEQIPAWMKDIVAAAVQQDATYGYSPTKGMPATRQFLADETNALGGVQITPEDIIFFNGLGDAISKIFGFLRRTARVLVPTPSYTTHSSAEAAHAGDRPLTYVLDPTNNWYPDLEDIENHIRYNPTVVGILIINPDNPTGAVYPEEILRKIVALAEKYDLFIVCDEVYQNMVYNGTKSVPLATLIGDKVPAVCMRGVSKEMPWPGGRCGWIEVYNGHRDPMFEKYINSILNAKMMEVCSTTLPQVVLPEVVKHPEYQNYLDERVRRYEKHSNIAYDILKEVDGIVVNRTNGAFYMSVAFEEGVLNHQQTLPIEIEQVRNTVEKMVSGPDVSLDKRFVYYLLGSSGVCVVPLSSFATTMQGFRITLLERDEEIFTQIFQTIAASIKEYLASA
- a CDS encoding ATP-binding protein codes for the protein MNFNLQGYIHRKQENDVAESLRFFPVTALLGPRQCGKSTLAKHLLSQRDDAVFLDLERPSDLRKLTDPELFFHTHKDRLICIDEVQVGPEIFPILRAAVDENRRPGRFFLLDSASQELIRKSSETLAGRIHYIELTPFTCAELLSGDQSYSAKLMEIWCRGGFPDSVLAVSDAVSLTWREDFIRTFLEHNISQFGFSVTAQIMRRFWTMLAHYHGQVMNYSKLGQALGVTHPTVKRYFELLIQTYMVRSLPPYSANIKKRLVKAPKVYLRDSGILHALLELDALEDLLGHPVVGASWEGFCIEQLIAAKPNWRPSFYRTSSGEEIDLILERGQKKLAFEFKASMSPKVSRGFNATLEILQPDHTWIIAPVSDSYPFQRDVTVSDIFSVLEEIAT